The proteins below come from a single Benincasa hispida cultivar B227 chromosome 4, ASM972705v1, whole genome shotgun sequence genomic window:
- the LOC120075932 gene encoding thioredoxin domain-containing protein PLP3B-like — translation MDPNSVKSTLSNLAFGNVMAAAARDYQKELLAQGKAQASSSNNEEVDLDELMDDPELEKLHADRIAALKKEAEKRESMKRQGHGEYREITEGDFLGEVTGSEKVICHFYHHEFYRCKIMDKHLKTLAPIHLDTKFIKLDAENAPFFVTKLGIKTLPCVVLFRKGIAIDRLVGFQDLGGKDDFSTKTLEILLTKKGIISEKKDEEEDEYDESRRRSVRSSATVDSDSD, via the exons ATGGATCCGAACTCCGTTAAGTCGACCCTTTCAAATTTAGCATTTGGAAATGTAATGGCTGCTGCTGCTCGTGATTATCAAAAG GAATTGCTTGCTCAAGGGAAGGCTCAGGCATCAAGCTCTAACAATGAGGAAGTTGACCTTGATGAGTTGATGGAT GATCCAGAGCTGGAAAAACTGCATGCAGATAGAATTGCAGCCCTCAAG AAGGAAGCTGAGAAGAGAGAATCAATGAAGAGACAAGGGCATGGAGAATACAGAGAAATAACAGAGGGAGACTTTTTGGGAGAAGTCACTGGGAGTGAAAAAGTGATTTGCCACTTCTATCATCATGAATTCTATCGGTGCAA GATTATGGATAAGCATCTAAAGACTCTTGCACCAATACATTTAGACACAAAATTCATCAAGCTTGATGCGGAG AATGCACCCTTCTTTGTTACTAAACTTGGAATCAAGACTTTGCCTTGCGTTGTTCTCTTCAG GAAAGGCATTGCTATAGATAGGCTTGTTGGCTTCCAAGATTTAGGTGGAAAAGATGATTTCAGTACAAAGACACTGGAAATTTTATTGACAAAGAAAG GTATCATCAGTGAGAAAAAAGATGAAGAGGAAGACGAGTACGATGAAAGTAGGCGAAGGTCAGTGAGATCTTCTGCCACCGTTGATTCTGACTCAGACTAG